Proteins co-encoded in one Coxiella burnetii genomic window:
- a CDS encoding glutamine synthetase beta-grasp domain-containing protein: MFAQVTYIWMDGAQPTQKLRSKVRIVKHPERDITLADFPEWGFDGSSTYQATGKDSDLILQPVHFVKDPILGDGNYLVLCEVMNPDGSPHASNTRARLRQIMANGAAEHEPWIGFEQEYTLFQGVQPLGWPDRGYPAPQGPFYCGIGADEVFGRPLVEEHATACIEAELMIFGTNAEVMPGQWEFQIGYRGADDETPDPLTVSDHLWLARWLLYRIGEDYGITATLQPKPVKGDWNGAGKHTNFSTKLMRDPATGREAIEQAIERLSKRHDAHIAVYGHGLEERLTGKHETAPITQFSSGVGNRGASVRIPSAVASRGCGYLEDRRPGANADPYQVAAILLETICGIQLPKNSGIETTV, encoded by the coding sequence ATGTTTGCTCAAGTTACCTATATTTGGATGGACGGCGCGCAGCCAACCCAAAAGTTACGATCAAAAGTTCGGATCGTCAAACATCCTGAGCGAGATATTACGCTGGCCGACTTTCCAGAATGGGGGTTCGACGGCTCTTCAACCTACCAAGCGACGGGAAAGGATTCCGATTTGATTTTACAACCGGTCCATTTTGTTAAAGATCCAATCTTAGGCGATGGAAATTACTTGGTGTTATGTGAAGTGATGAATCCCGATGGATCTCCACATGCTTCAAACACCCGTGCCCGCTTGCGCCAAATCATGGCCAATGGCGCTGCTGAGCATGAGCCCTGGATTGGTTTTGAGCAAGAATACACTCTCTTTCAAGGCGTCCAACCTCTCGGATGGCCCGATCGAGGATATCCCGCGCCTCAAGGCCCTTTTTATTGCGGCATCGGTGCGGATGAAGTGTTTGGTCGCCCGCTGGTGGAAGAACATGCCACCGCTTGTATTGAGGCTGAGCTCATGATTTTTGGAACGAACGCCGAAGTCATGCCAGGACAATGGGAGTTCCAAATTGGCTATCGAGGCGCTGACGACGAGACGCCTGATCCTTTGACGGTTTCTGATCATCTTTGGTTGGCTCGATGGTTGCTCTATCGTATTGGAGAAGATTACGGGATCACAGCAACCCTCCAGCCTAAACCGGTTAAAGGGGATTGGAACGGTGCTGGAAAACACACGAACTTTTCTACTAAGTTGATGCGCGACCCCGCCACAGGCCGGGAAGCCATCGAACAGGCCATCGAGCGATTATCAAAACGTCATGACGCTCATATTGCGGTGTACGGTCATGGTTTAGAAGAGCGGCTCACGGGTAAACACGAAACGGCTCCTATTACGCAATTTTCTTCAGGCGTAGGCAATCGCGGCGCTTCCGTTCGCATACCTAGCGCGGTAGCCTCTCGGGGTTGTGGTTACTTAGAAGATCGTCGGCCCGGTGCTAACGCCGATCCTTACCAAGTCGCGGCTATTTTGTTAGAAACGATTTGTGGGATTCAATTGCCGAAAAACAGTGGGATCGAAACAACCGTTTGA
- a CDS encoding GNAT family N-acetyltransferase, translated as MLNAFYSSKFPILNVDDTFFLREQMIKDVEAFFEYYADPDVAHYILASNPRNLAEAAAEITYCHDLFKYRRGIYWTLARKEDDRMIGAIGLYINNQHYRAEICYDLSKHYWNQGIMTKALQVVVDFCFSRIALNRIEAVTLKENAASIAMLKKAGFAHEGSLKNYRYYKGRSHDIEMFAITPEMSSNQKLEKTWARHENFLNLDL; from the coding sequence ATGCTTAATGCTTTTTATAGTTCAAAATTTCCCATCCTTAACGTAGATGATACTTTTTTCCTACGCGAGCAAATGATTAAAGACGTGGAGGCGTTTTTTGAGTATTACGCCGATCCCGATGTTGCTCATTATATTCTCGCCTCTAACCCAAGAAACCTCGCTGAAGCTGCCGCTGAAATCACCTATTGCCACGACCTTTTCAAATATAGAAGGGGTATTTACTGGACGTTAGCGCGGAAAGAAGATGACCGAATGATCGGGGCTATTGGGCTTTATATCAATAATCAGCATTACCGTGCGGAGATTTGCTACGATCTCTCAAAGCACTATTGGAACCAAGGTATCATGACGAAGGCGTTACAAGTGGTCGTCGACTTTTGTTTTAGTCGCATCGCCCTTAATCGTATTGAGGCGGTCACTTTAAAGGAAAACGCAGCCTCTATTGCAATGCTTAAAAAAGCGGGATTTGCTCATGAAGGAAGTCTGAAAAATTATCGTTACTATAAGGGCCGATCCCACGACATCGAGATGTTCGCCATTACTCCGGAAATGAGCTCTAATCAGAAGCTAGAAAAGACCTGGGCAAGGCATGAAAACTTTCTAAACCTTGACTTATGA
- a CDS encoding peptide MFS transporter gives MLNYIPLVTQGLLMKQPRALTPLFLTEMWERFGFYVTQSLLILYITSVLNFSDSRAYMILGEFTALVYIAPLAGGFFADRVLGPRYAIFLGAIFLGLGYFFLGFAGQKLLFLSLSILVVGNGLLKPNISSFLGQFYYENDPRRDAGFTLFYIGINLGGLLALGSAGFIQEKLGWGAAFLSAGVGMLIATVTFCFGFKKYENRGLPIPPDQIRPSFLRMTRHKLSIIFLILLTILIAYLLLSSTGIANLLQLVLGISILVTLLFVSSRFEKRIRNKFLVLIILILASIVFWGILFQAFASVNLFTQRVVDRHIVGLLIPSPAFISLETIFIILLGPFLAALWQRLHIKKLDPTPGAKFSFAMFSAAIAMTLLVLAVHWTETSGLIHPIWVVLFYLFLTLGEMLLSPIGLSMVTELSPPHLTGLMMGIWFMALGFGGQLSGFLAEQAGVPKYIVDIHAANEIYGHAFMNNAILSFVIGLILLILSPWLKRLMKN, from the coding sequence ATGCTCAATTATATACCCTTAGTAACCCAAGGCTTGCTGATGAAACAACCTCGTGCACTGACGCCTCTTTTTCTCACTGAGATGTGGGAACGTTTCGGCTTTTATGTCACTCAAAGTCTGCTTATTCTCTACATTACTAGCGTTCTCAATTTTTCTGACTCCCGTGCTTACATGATTTTGGGGGAGTTTACTGCTTTAGTTTATATCGCCCCCCTTGCGGGCGGATTTTTTGCCGACCGAGTCCTGGGGCCCCGATACGCTATATTTTTGGGCGCTATTTTCTTGGGACTAGGTTACTTTTTCTTAGGTTTTGCAGGCCAGAAACTACTCTTTCTTAGCTTGTCCATTCTTGTTGTAGGCAATGGTTTATTGAAACCTAATATTTCAAGCTTTTTAGGCCAATTTTATTATGAGAACGATCCGCGTCGGGATGCGGGCTTTACCTTATTTTACATTGGCATCAACTTAGGGGGCTTACTAGCACTAGGCAGTGCCGGCTTTATCCAGGAAAAGCTGGGTTGGGGTGCCGCCTTTCTCAGTGCGGGGGTCGGCATGCTTATCGCTACCGTCACTTTCTGCTTCGGTTTCAAAAAGTATGAAAACCGCGGATTACCCATTCCTCCTGACCAAATTAGGCCGTCTTTTTTACGGATGACGCGTCATAAGCTCAGCATTATTTTCCTCATTCTTCTTACTATTTTAATCGCCTATTTATTGTTGAGCAGCACCGGTATTGCTAATTTATTACAATTGGTTCTTGGTATTTCCATCCTGGTTACACTTCTTTTTGTTAGCAGTCGATTTGAAAAACGCATTCGGAATAAGTTTCTTGTTTTGATCATTCTTATCCTTGCCTCCATCGTTTTTTGGGGGATACTGTTTCAGGCATTCGCCTCCGTCAATTTATTTACCCAGCGCGTGGTGGATCGACACATTGTAGGCCTATTAATCCCATCGCCGGCGTTTATCTCCCTAGAAACGATTTTCATTATTTTACTCGGTCCTTTTTTAGCCGCGCTTTGGCAGCGCTTACATATTAAAAAACTCGATCCCACGCCCGGCGCAAAATTTTCTTTTGCTATGTTTTCAGCGGCAATTGCCATGACCCTTTTGGTTTTAGCCGTCCATTGGACCGAAACCAGCGGACTTATTCATCCTATTTGGGTTGTACTTTTTTATCTTTTTCTCACGCTGGGAGAGATGTTGCTTTCCCCCATTGGATTATCGATGGTCACGGAATTGTCTCCTCCTCATTTAACTGGTTTAATGATGGGCATTTGGTTCATGGCGCTCGGGTTCGGCGGCCAATTATCTGGTTTTTTAGCTGAACAAGCCGGAGTGCCTAAATACATCGTGGATATCCACGCGGCTAACGAAATCTATGGACACGCCTTTATGAATAATGCGATTCTTTCATTTGTGATTGGTTTAATATTACTTATATTAAGCCCCTGGTTAAAACGATTAATGAAAAACTGA
- a CDS encoding DNA polymerase III subunit delta': protein MIYPWQQTQWQEILTRYRQGRLPHALLLTGSPGLGKFDFAKAVAEFILCEAQDGGVCGSCRGCQLFRAGNHPDFFKLIPEEKSKNIKIAQIRELMNALNQTAQHDGYQVAIIYPAEAMNRAAANAFLKTLEEPCGQIFLILISHQPGALLPTILSRCQRLAFTASANEPTVQWLQKQIEGDRREAIQLLTAASYAPLQALQLKSLNYTEVRDRLLQLIINLTAQRENAVSVAGTLLKEDLPFVLQVLILIAMDLLRLQLKATNFVVNSDQLILLQELSTALPQNKIMLLLQELQEAWRLTKNSLSVNTQLLLEDLFLIL from the coding sequence ATGATTTATCCATGGCAGCAAACTCAATGGCAAGAAATCTTAACCCGTTATCGGCAAGGACGATTACCGCATGCATTGCTTTTAACGGGAAGTCCCGGGTTGGGTAAGTTTGATTTTGCGAAAGCGGTAGCGGAATTCATTTTATGCGAAGCCCAGGATGGAGGAGTGTGTGGTTCTTGTCGTGGTTGCCAATTATTTAGAGCCGGAAACCATCCCGATTTTTTTAAGCTGATTCCAGAAGAAAAGAGCAAAAATATTAAAATTGCGCAAATACGGGAGTTAATGAATGCACTCAATCAAACCGCTCAACATGACGGTTATCAGGTGGCTATCATTTATCCGGCGGAAGCCATGAATCGCGCGGCAGCGAATGCTTTTTTAAAAACATTAGAGGAACCGTGCGGTCAAATCTTTTTAATTTTAATCAGTCATCAACCGGGAGCCTTACTCCCGACGATCCTCAGCCGCTGTCAACGATTAGCTTTCACAGCGAGCGCCAATGAACCGACTGTTCAATGGCTTCAGAAGCAGATAGAGGGTGATCGGCGCGAGGCTATCCAGCTATTAACGGCTGCCTCTTATGCGCCGTTGCAAGCCCTTCAATTAAAATCATTGAACTATACAGAAGTGCGTGATCGATTGTTACAGTTAATTATAAACCTTACCGCCCAGCGCGAAAATGCAGTTTCAGTCGCAGGGACTTTATTAAAAGAAGATTTGCCATTCGTTTTGCAAGTGTTGATTCTTATCGCGATGGATCTATTACGCCTCCAATTAAAAGCCACTAATTTTGTGGTTAATTCCGATCAATTAATCCTGTTGCAAGAACTGAGTACTGCATTGCCGCAAAATAAAATAATGCTATTATTACAAGAATTACAAGAAGCCTGGCGGTTGACAAAAAATTCTTTATCAGTAAATACTCAGTTACTATTAGAAGATTTGTTTTTAATTTTGTAG
- a CDS encoding TatD family hydrolase encodes MFVDSHCHLNMLDLSPYEGDLGALIDKAKSMGVEHILCVGVDLTHAQTVIEIAARFENVSASVGLHPSEKVDHEPTVQELVEVANHPKVVAIGETGLDYYYNHSELGKMRDRFRCHVQAALKLKKPLIIHSRSAQTDTIQIMQEENAQSVGGVMHCFTESWEMAEQAMKLGFYISFSGIVTFKNAKNVAEVAKKVPLEKMLIETDAPYLAPVPYRGKKNEPQYIPYVAERIAELKNIPLNEVARKTTENYYHLFG; translated from the coding sequence ATGTTTGTTGATTCTCATTGTCATTTAAATATGCTCGATCTTAGTCCTTATGAAGGGGACCTGGGCGCATTAATTGATAAAGCTAAAAGCATGGGTGTAGAACATATTCTTTGCGTTGGGGTGGATTTAACACACGCTCAAACTGTGATTGAAATAGCCGCTCGTTTTGAGAACGTTTCTGCAAGTGTGGGGTTACATCCGAGTGAAAAAGTAGATCATGAACCGACGGTTCAAGAATTAGTTGAAGTAGCCAATCACCCCAAAGTTGTCGCTATCGGTGAAACAGGTTTAGATTATTATTATAATCACAGTGAATTAGGGAAAATGCGTGATCGTTTCCGCTGTCATGTCCAAGCAGCACTTAAACTCAAAAAACCCCTCATTATTCATTCGCGCAGCGCACAAACCGATACTATTCAGATTATGCAGGAAGAAAACGCACAAAGCGTGGGTGGTGTGATGCATTGTTTTACGGAAAGCTGGGAAATGGCGGAACAAGCCATGAAGCTCGGTTTTTACATTTCCTTTTCGGGCATTGTCACTTTTAAAAATGCAAAAAACGTAGCGGAAGTTGCAAAAAAGGTCCCTTTGGAGAAAATGCTAATTGAAACAGATGCTCCTTATTTAGCCCCTGTTCCTTACCGCGGCAAAAAAAATGAACCCCAATATATCCCTTATGTGGCAGAGCGCATTGCGGAGTTAAAAAATATCCCGCTCAATGAAGTCGCTCGAAAAACGACGGAAAATTATTACCATCTATTTGGATAA